A single genomic interval of Scyliorhinus canicula chromosome 15, sScyCan1.1, whole genome shotgun sequence harbors:
- the LOC119978441 gene encoding methionine-R-sulfoxide reductase B1-A-like yields the protein MRSVERSGSWTMAFCSFYGGEIYKKHFEAGIYICSKCGHELFSSRAKYDHSSPWPSFTETIHPDSLSKRKDGGSALKVSCGKCGNGLGHEFLNDGPKKGQSRFUIFSSSLKFVPKANGPLEEK from the exons ATGCGCTCAGTTGAACGGTCAGGAAGCTGGACGATGGCGTTTTGCTCCTTTTACGGTGGCGAGATATATAAAAAGCACTTTGAAGCGG GGATATACATCTGTTCAAAGTGTGGACATGAATTGTTTTCAAGTCGAGCTAAATATGACCATTCCTCGCCATGGCCGTCTTTTACTGAAACTATTCATCCAGACAGCCTATCTAAaagaaaggatggtggaagcgcCTTAAAG GTTTCTTGTGGAAAGTGTGGGAACGGACTTGGTCACGAGTTCCTCAATGATGGGCCCAAGAAAGGCCAGTCACGGTTTTGAATATTCAGCAGCTCATTGAAATTTGTTCCCAAAG